Proteins from one Kiritimatiellia bacterium genomic window:
- a CDS encoding adenylosuccinate synthase, whose product MANTVLVGAQWGDEGKGKIIDVLAEEAEWVVRYQGGNNAGHTVEIGKERYVLHLIPSGILNEGRRCVIGNGVVVDPLALCEEINGVEQRGVRTAGRLFVSNRAHVVMPYHRLIDDYRERAPQTGAAIGTTKRGIGPAYGDKAARTGLRMGDLLEPDFPDMVRKRVETNNRILEAFGAPLLDVEATVASLTAAADRLKPYIADTIPLIHGAMARGEPILFEGAQGTLLDIDYGTYPFVTSSNATAGGACTGAGIPPHRIDRVIGVIKAYSTRVGEGPFPTELKDGTGERLRQIGREFGATTGRPRRCGWFDVVVARYSAMVNGIDEWAVTKLDVLDELDEIKVCVAYELDGQRIEHVPASVRALERCIPVYERFPGWKVPTGGARSVEELPAACRFYLQSLARLTGVPIGILSTGPGRENTLRLDRAGTMIQP is encoded by the coding sequence CGCTATCAAGGCGGCAACAATGCCGGACACACTGTCGAGATCGGCAAAGAGCGTTATGTCCTGCACCTGATTCCGTCGGGAATCCTTAACGAGGGCAGGCGTTGCGTGATCGGCAACGGCGTCGTTGTGGATCCCCTCGCGCTATGCGAGGAGATTAATGGCGTGGAGCAGCGCGGAGTCCGCACCGCCGGCCGGTTGTTTGTGAGCAACCGCGCTCACGTGGTCATGCCGTATCATCGATTGATCGATGATTACCGCGAGCGCGCACCGCAGACGGGCGCGGCCATCGGCACCACCAAACGTGGAATTGGTCCCGCCTACGGCGACAAGGCCGCTCGTACCGGCCTGCGCATGGGGGACCTGCTCGAGCCGGATTTTCCGGACATGGTCCGCAAGCGTGTGGAAACCAACAACCGGATCCTCGAGGCATTCGGCGCGCCGCTGCTGGATGTGGAGGCGACCGTTGCCTCGCTGACCGCTGCAGCTGACCGGCTGAAGCCCTATATCGCTGACACCATCCCGCTGATTCACGGCGCGATGGCCCGCGGCGAGCCGATCCTTTTCGAAGGCGCGCAGGGCACGCTGCTCGATATTGATTATGGAACTTATCCGTTTGTGACTTCGTCGAATGCGACGGCCGGCGGCGCCTGCACCGGCGCGGGGATCCCTCCCCACCGGATTGACCGCGTGATCGGCGTGATCAAGGCCTATTCCACGCGCGTCGGCGAAGGGCCCTTCCCGACGGAGCTGAAGGATGGGACAGGCGAGCGATTGCGGCAAATCGGCCGCGAATTCGGTGCCACAACGGGGCGGCCCCGCCGGTGCGGCTGGTTTGACGTCGTCGTCGCGCGATATTCGGCGATGGTCAACGGCATTGACGAGTGGGCGGTTACCAAGCTCGACGTCCTGGACGAGCTGGACGAGATTAAGGTGTGCGTGGCCTACGAGCTGGACGGGCAGCGGATCGAACATGTTCCGGCCTCGGTCCGGGCGCTTGAACGGTGCATCCCGGTCTATGAGCGGTTTCCGGGCTGGAAGGTCCCGACGGGGGGGGCCCGTTCCGTCGAGGAGCTGCCCGCCGCGTGCCGGTTCTATCTGCAGTCGCTTGCCCGGCTGACCGGCGTCCCGATCGGCATCCTTTCCACCGGTCCCGGCCGCGAGAATACCTTGCGTCTCGATCGGGCCGGCACGATGATTCAGCCATGA
- a CDS encoding isoprenyl transferase gives MTERLQAIPRHVAIIMDGNGRWAKARGLPRLRGHQVGAESVRAILLACRKIGIEYLTLYAFSSENWVRPRPEVSGLMSLLRKFLREQSDELHNHKVRLRVIGHKQDLPPAVRRELDRVIDETAHYTTGHLILALSYGGRREITDAVRAIAEKVKAGELDPRRITEETVARHLYLPDVPDPDLLIRTSGEMRISNFLLWQISYTELYVTPVLWPDFREPQFLEAIEDYRRRHRRFGDIR, from the coding sequence ATGACGGAGCGGTTGCAGGCCATTCCCCGGCACGTCGCCATCATCATGGACGGCAACGGCCGTTGGGCGAAGGCGCGCGGGTTACCCCGGCTCCGAGGGCATCAAGTTGGGGCTGAATCCGTCCGCGCGATCCTGCTGGCTTGCCGGAAAATTGGCATCGAATATCTGACGCTCTATGCGTTCAGCTCCGAAAACTGGGTTCGCCCGAGGCCCGAGGTCAGCGGCCTCATGAGTCTCCTTCGCAAATTCTTGCGGGAGCAATCCGACGAGCTGCACAACCACAAGGTTCGCCTGCGGGTGATCGGCCACAAGCAGGATCTGCCCCCGGCGGTGCGCCGCGAGCTGGACCGTGTGATCGATGAGACCGCGCACTACACCACAGGGCATCTGATTCTTGCCCTGAGTTACGGGGGCCGCCGGGAGATCACGGATGCCGTCCGGGCCATTGCCGAGAAAGTCAAGGCTGGAGAGCTGGATCCGAGGCGGATCACCGAGGAGACCGTCGCCCGCCACCTTTACCTTCCGGACGTTCCGGATCCGGATCTCTTAATTCGGACCAGCGGCGAGATGCGCATCAGCAACTTTCTTTTGTGGCAGATCTCCTACACGGAGCTCTACGTGACGCCTGTCCTGTGGCCGGATTTCCGCGAACCGCAGTTTCTGGAAGCCATCGAGGATTATCGCCGGCGCCATCGCCGATTTGGCGACATCCGATAA
- a CDS encoding phosphatidate cytidylyltransferase — protein sequence MLRQRLISGLILAAALLAAVFFVPPSGVPFVVLPIVYLALREFYALLDARETPHFKMVGILSGLGLVGATWAAYYFRCPHADAVEPVMLFAACASILLRQLFHTRTNRPWDSIAGTLLGVLYVAFLFNFIAKLLVLWGDTVGRMLVLFLVVVVKCTDIGAYFIGCAIGRHKLFPRISPAKTWEGVVGGVAVGMVAGWAFSAVAGEASVLQGPAVWGVGFLLAVAGVFGDLIESLFKRASGVKDSGTMIQGMGGILDVLDSLLFSAPVMYIAALFFVPPP from the coding sequence ATGCTCCGCCAGCGCCTCATTAGTGGATTAATTCTGGCCGCAGCCCTGCTGGCCGCGGTGTTTTTCGTGCCGCCGTCAGGTGTGCCGTTTGTCGTGCTGCCGATCGTTTATCTCGCGCTCCGCGAATTCTATGCGCTGCTCGACGCGCGGGAGACGCCCCACTTCAAGATGGTTGGCATCCTCAGCGGCCTGGGGCTGGTCGGCGCGACATGGGCCGCCTACTATTTCCGGTGCCCCCATGCCGACGCGGTGGAGCCGGTTATGCTTTTCGCGGCCTGCGCGTCCATTTTATTGCGGCAGCTCTTCCATACGCGGACTAACCGCCCGTGGGATTCCATCGCTGGCACGCTGCTCGGCGTGCTTTATGTGGCGTTTCTGTTCAACTTCATCGCCAAGCTGCTCGTCTTGTGGGGTGACACGGTGGGACGGATGCTGGTTTTGTTCCTCGTCGTAGTTGTCAAGTGTACGGATATCGGCGCCTATTTCATCGGCTGCGCCATAGGGCGGCACAAACTATTCCCTCGCATTTCGCCGGCGAAGACGTGGGAGGGCGTCGTGGGCGGCGTCGCCGTAGGGATGGTGGCCGGATGGGCGTTCTCAGCGGTGGCCGGCGAGGCATCGGTCCTGCAGGGTCCCGCGGTCTGGGGAGTCGGTTTCCTGCTGGCGGTCGCGGGCGTTTTTGGCGACCTGATCGAGTCCCTATTCAAACGCGCTTCCGGCGTGAAAGATTCCGGCACCATGATTCAGGGTATGGGCGGCATCCTGGATGTGCTCGACAGCCTGCTGTTTTCCGCGCCGGTGATGTATATTGCCGCATTATTTTTTGTGCCGCCTCCATAG
- the rseP gene encoding RIP metalloprotease RseP, whose protein sequence is MLESIALNAYTLIVVLALFGLTIFVHELGHFLVARWCGLAVDTFAIGFGPAIWRRTIRGVEYKIGILPFGGYVALPQMDPAGGREDSERNRRALPPVAPWRKILVALAGVTCNMILAYAVAHVVYWKGQSFAPPEDRVVLGYVDPDSEAYAAGLRIGDVIVAVNGKPVKTWDEFMMDVALAANPVLTVRHASGEQAELTLARREIMGASFIPGISPMNYCYVLRARPGSSAEAAGLRNGDRVVRFDGIQLYSREHLIQLANERADRPVPIVIEREGRELELTVTPKYDPSVGRALIGIEFNTLDVKKPMDQIKSHALLIVRLLKGLTTPSEAKAAAGAVGGPFAILAMFWLYVQSSLVMALWFTCLLNVNLAILNLLPIPVLDGGHIMLALWEMAARRPASPRVVGWIWNGSAVLLIGLFLFLSWRDINRFYLRRPTPADAEPTATTNPLPAEPASP, encoded by the coding sequence ATGCTCGAATCAATCGCCCTGAATGCATATACCCTTATCGTAGTGCTCGCCCTGTTCGGCCTGACCATTTTTGTGCACGAGCTCGGGCACTTCCTTGTGGCGCGCTGGTGCGGCCTCGCGGTGGACACCTTCGCCATCGGCTTCGGGCCAGCGATCTGGCGGCGCACGATTCGCGGCGTCGAATACAAGATCGGCATTCTGCCCTTCGGCGGATATGTCGCGCTGCCGCAGATGGATCCGGCCGGCGGCCGCGAGGACAGCGAGCGCAACCGCAGAGCCCTGCCCCCCGTTGCGCCCTGGCGCAAAATCCTCGTCGCGTTAGCGGGGGTGACGTGCAACATGATCCTCGCCTACGCCGTGGCGCATGTCGTGTATTGGAAGGGTCAGTCGTTCGCTCCACCAGAGGACCGCGTGGTCCTGGGATACGTCGATCCCGACAGCGAAGCCTATGCCGCCGGCCTCCGGATCGGCGATGTCATCGTGGCGGTGAACGGCAAGCCAGTCAAAACCTGGGACGAGTTCATGATGGACGTCGCGCTCGCCGCAAATCCCGTCCTGACCGTTCGGCATGCCTCTGGCGAGCAGGCCGAGCTCACTCTCGCAAGGCGGGAAATTATGGGGGCTTCTTTCATTCCGGGCATTTCGCCGATGAACTACTGCTATGTACTTCGTGCGCGCCCGGGCTCCAGCGCGGAAGCCGCGGGCTTGCGAAACGGCGACCGGGTGGTCCGCTTTGATGGAATCCAGCTCTACAGTCGGGAGCACCTCATCCAGCTCGCTAATGAACGGGCAGACCGGCCGGTTCCGATCGTGATCGAGCGCGAGGGGCGCGAGCTCGAATTGACGGTGACCCCGAAATATGACCCGTCCGTCGGACGCGCCCTCATCGGCATCGAGTTCAACACGCTGGACGTGAAAAAGCCGATGGATCAGATCAAATCGCACGCCCTGTTGATCGTGCGCCTGCTCAAGGGCCTGACGACGCCGAGCGAAGCGAAGGCCGCCGCCGGCGCGGTCGGCGGCCCCTTTGCGATCCTCGCGATGTTCTGGCTCTACGTTCAGAGCAGCCTCGTGATGGCCCTCTGGTTCACCTGCCTGTTGAATGTGAACCTTGCGATTCTGAACCTGCTTCCCATTCCCGTCCTCGATGGCGGCCATATCATGCTCGCGCTCTGGGAAATGGCCGCGCGACGGCCGGCAAGCCCGCGCGTTGTGGGGTGGATCTGGAACGGCTCGGCCGTTTTGCTCATCGGTCTGTTTCTTTTTCTTTCGTGGCGCGACATCAATCGGTTCTATCTCCGGCGACCGACCCCGGCAGATGCCGAACCGACGGCGACGACCAATCCGCTTCCCGCGGAGCCCGCCTCTCCCTGA
- a CDS encoding NifU family protein — protein sequence MSTHIKITGELTSDPAVCLFHVENPIVEDWTVSFNSPEEAAGSELAERLFAVDGVVRVVISGPTISVTKNVMTPWPQMAGEIGAAIRAAYASGQPLIAESVIDRLKALPPEDIEPAVAELFEEHINPALAMHGGFVRLVKVEGRDVHVEMGGGCQGCAASKATMKFGVENAIRRVAPHVRHVIDVTDHAAGTNPYYR from the coding sequence GTGAGCACGCATATCAAGATCACTGGCGAACTGACCAGCGACCCGGCCGTCTGCCTCTTCCACGTGGAGAATCCGATCGTGGAGGACTGGACGGTCTCCTTCAACTCCCCGGAGGAGGCGGCCGGCTCGGAGCTCGCGGAGCGGCTTTTCGCGGTGGATGGTGTGGTGCGCGTGGTCATTTCGGGGCCGACCATCAGCGTGACCAAGAACGTGATGACGCCGTGGCCGCAGATGGCCGGCGAGATCGGCGCAGCGATTCGCGCAGCGTATGCGTCGGGCCAGCCCCTCATTGCGGAGAGTGTGATCGATCGGCTGAAAGCCCTCCCTCCGGAGGACATCGAACCGGCCGTAGCGGAGCTGTTCGAGGAACACATCAATCCGGCGCTCGCGATGCACGGCGGCTTTGTCCGGTTGGTCAAGGTCGAAGGGCGCGACGTGCACGTCGAAATGGGCGGGGGATGCCAGGGCTGCGCGGCCTCGAAGGCGACGATGAAATTCGGCGTTGAAAATGCCATCCGGCGCGTCGCGCCGCACGTCCGACATGTGATCGACGTGACGGACCATGCCGCGGGCACGAACCCCTACTACCGGTGA
- a CDS encoding cation diffusion facilitator family transporter: protein MSAPNPSEPRSTPAPELWVLRLSLAVGVGMLAMKAAAYAITGSAAIFSDAAESVVHNVAVGFALFSLWYSARPADRTHLYGHDKIDFFSAGFEGAMIIVAALYIVYEAARKWITGFELENLSSGLWLTAAAFAINGALGGFLVWRGKRTGSLIVEANGRHVLTDSWTSLGVIAGLGLAWLTGWKALDPICAIAVALNILWSGAHLIRRSFKGLMDEASPADDHAIRDVLAQELGRYGAQYHDLKHRRTGRTLWVELHLMLPDDTPLWLAHAQATEIEEAIERRLGDGTQVITHLEPAHDHARVHRERLKAD, encoded by the coding sequence GTGAGCGCGCCAAATCCCAGCGAACCCCGTTCAACCCCGGCTCCCGAGCTGTGGGTGCTCCGCCTGTCGCTGGCGGTCGGCGTCGGCATGCTCGCGATGAAGGCGGCCGCGTATGCGATCACCGGCTCCGCAGCGATCTTTTCGGACGCGGCGGAATCCGTCGTCCACAACGTCGCTGTCGGGTTTGCCCTGTTTAGCCTATGGTACTCCGCGCGGCCGGCCGACCGGACTCATCTGTATGGCCACGACAAGATCGACTTCTTTTCCGCCGGCTTCGAGGGGGCCATGATCATTGTGGCGGCGCTCTACATTGTTTACGAGGCGGCGCGCAAGTGGATCACAGGCTTTGAGCTCGAAAACCTGTCGTCCGGCCTCTGGCTGACTGCGGCGGCCTTTGCAATCAACGGCGCGCTCGGCGGATTTCTGGTGTGGCGCGGCAAGAGGACGGGTTCACTGATTGTCGAGGCCAACGGGCGGCACGTGCTGACGGATAGCTGGACGAGCCTGGGCGTGATCGCAGGACTTGGGCTCGCCTGGCTAACCGGCTGGAAGGCGCTGGACCCGATCTGCGCGATCGCCGTGGCCCTCAACATACTCTGGTCGGGCGCGCATTTGATCCGCCGCTCGTTCAAGGGGCTGATGGACGAGGCGAGCCCCGCAGATGATCACGCGATTCGAGACGTGCTCGCGCAAGAGCTCGGCCGCTATGGCGCCCAGTATCACGACCTGAAACACCGCCGCACCGGTCGGACATTGTGGGTCGAGCTGCACCTGATGCTTCCGGACGATACGCCTTTGTGGCTAGCGCACGCGCAAGCAACGGAAATCGAGGAGGCCATTGAACGGCGGCTCGGCGATGGAACACAGGTTATCACCCATCTTGAACCGGCGCACGATCATGCGCGGGTGCACCGCGAACGCCTGAAGGCGGATTGA
- the mutS gene encoding DNA mismatch repair protein MutS, with product MMAQYRRIRAELPPDTILFFRLGDFYEMFFEDAKTASAILDIALTRRQGVPMCGVPYHSAELYVAKLLRAGLKIAVCDQMEDPATAKGIVRREVTRIITPGTVLEEHALESSRNNYLVAIAPDGGRFGLAGLELSTGEFWVEEAPDADALRRALANTSPSECIVPEAAREDPAIRALTAPGGPTLTAQEDWTFAADFAIDALVRHFRVHSLDGFGLADCPLGLRAAGAALHYVLSALKRPAGHIRPPRARRAGDHMLLDELTLRNLDIVESSAGGGREATLLGVLDATRTPMGARRLRAWLTRPLLRIDAIRARHDAVESLARNRATLTALRETLSEIRDLERLIARLAAGTGNARDACALGRSLEVLPRLREVLAPLQAPLVAELAASIHPLPELAGEIARALVDEPPVSLKEGGLFKPGYNAELDALRNAASAGRQWLLEYQQREIERTGIQSLKVRHNNVFGYYIEVTRANLDKVPPNYIRKQTIANGERFITPELKEYETTILGAQEKSIALEYELFQALRERIAAETDPIQRTADAVAQLDVLAAFAERALARQYVRPIVTDNLTLRLKDSRHPVIEALPGAERFVPNDAWLDGDANQLVIITGPNMAGKSTFIRQVALIVVMAQAGSFVPCAEAEIGMADRVFTRVGASDDLARGRSTFLVEMQETANILNNATPRSLVVLDEIGRGTSTFDGISIAWAVAEYLHNNPRVKARTLFATHYHELTDLALTLPGVKNYNVLVRESGDRIAFLRRIVPGAAEKSFGIHVAQLAGLPAEVIARAREILRNLEEGEFEESGQPKLARRYGRKPAPAPEQLSLFEP from the coding sequence ATGATGGCGCAATACCGGCGCATCCGCGCCGAACTGCCACCCGATACGATCCTCTTCTTCCGGCTCGGCGATTTCTACGAAATGTTCTTTGAGGACGCGAAGACGGCCTCCGCCATTCTCGACATCGCGCTGACACGGCGGCAGGGCGTTCCAATGTGCGGCGTGCCATACCACAGCGCCGAACTCTATGTGGCCAAACTGCTGCGCGCCGGGCTCAAAATCGCCGTGTGCGACCAGATGGAGGATCCCGCCACTGCCAAGGGCATCGTCCGCCGCGAGGTCACGCGCATCATCACGCCGGGGACGGTCCTCGAAGAACACGCGCTGGAATCGTCCCGAAACAACTACCTGGTCGCCATTGCGCCCGACGGCGGACGCTTCGGCCTCGCAGGCCTCGAACTGTCGACCGGCGAATTCTGGGTGGAGGAGGCGCCGGACGCCGACGCGCTGCGGCGCGCACTGGCCAATACCTCGCCGTCAGAGTGTATCGTTCCCGAGGCAGCACGGGAGGACCCCGCCATCCGCGCGCTTACCGCACCCGGCGGTCCAACCCTCACAGCGCAGGAAGACTGGACCTTCGCCGCGGATTTCGCCATCGACGCGCTTGTCCGGCATTTTCGTGTTCACTCGCTCGACGGATTCGGGCTGGCCGACTGTCCCCTCGGCCTCCGCGCTGCCGGCGCGGCGTTGCACTACGTGCTTTCCGCGCTGAAACGGCCCGCCGGCCACATCCGCCCCCCCCGGGCCCGACGCGCGGGCGATCACATGCTGCTCGACGAGCTGACGCTCCGAAACCTCGATATCGTCGAATCCTCCGCCGGCGGCGGCCGCGAGGCAACTCTGCTGGGGGTCCTCGACGCCACGCGGACGCCGATGGGAGCTCGCCGGTTGCGCGCGTGGCTCACGCGCCCGCTCCTCCGGATCGACGCCATCCGCGCGCGTCATGATGCCGTTGAGTCGCTCGCCCGGAATCGCGCAACACTGACTGCACTGCGCGAAACGCTTTCGGAAATCCGGGACCTCGAGCGACTGATCGCGCGGCTCGCTGCAGGAACGGGAAATGCGCGCGACGCGTGCGCCCTCGGCCGCTCGCTCGAGGTGCTGCCACGTCTGCGGGAGGTCTTGGCGCCCCTCCAAGCGCCGTTGGTAGCCGAGCTCGCCGCCTCGATCCATCCGCTGCCGGAACTGGCCGGCGAAATCGCCCGGGCCCTCGTCGACGAGCCGCCCGTCTCTCTCAAGGAGGGCGGCCTCTTCAAGCCCGGCTACAACGCCGAGCTCGATGCCCTGCGCAACGCAGCGAGTGCCGGCCGACAGTGGCTGCTCGAATACCAGCAGCGGGAAATCGAACGCACAGGCATCCAATCGCTCAAGGTCCGACACAACAACGTCTTCGGCTATTACATTGAGGTGACGCGGGCTAACCTCGACAAGGTTCCGCCTAACTACATCCGCAAACAGACGATCGCCAACGGCGAACGATTCATCACGCCGGAGCTGAAGGAATACGAGACGACCATCCTCGGCGCCCAGGAGAAATCCATCGCGCTGGAATACGAATTGTTCCAGGCACTACGGGAACGCATCGCGGCGGAAACCGATCCCATCCAGCGGACAGCCGACGCGGTCGCACAGCTCGACGTGCTGGCGGCCTTCGCCGAGCGCGCACTCGCGCGCCAATACGTGCGGCCCATCGTGACCGACAACCTGACCCTGCGACTGAAGGACAGCCGCCATCCCGTCATCGAAGCCTTGCCTGGCGCGGAACGCTTTGTGCCCAACGACGCATGGCTGGACGGCGACGCCAACCAACTGGTGATCATCACGGGCCCGAACATGGCGGGCAAGTCGACGTTCATCCGGCAGGTCGCGCTGATTGTCGTGATGGCGCAAGCGGGCTCGTTTGTCCCGTGCGCGGAGGCGGAAATCGGGATGGCCGACCGCGTCTTCACGCGCGTTGGCGCAAGCGACGATCTGGCGCGAGGGCGCAGCACCTTCCTGGTCGAGATGCAGGAGACGGCCAACATCCTGAATAATGCGACGCCGCGAAGCCTCGTCGTGCTCGACGAAATCGGCCGCGGCACGAGCACGTTCGACGGGATCAGCATCGCGTGGGCGGTGGCGGAATACTTGCACAACAACCCGCGCGTTAAGGCGCGCACGCTGTTTGCAACCCACTATCACGAGCTGACAGACCTCGCGCTCACGCTGCCCGGCGTGAAGAACTACAACGTTCTGGTCCGCGAGAGCGGCGACCGGATCGCGTTCCTTCGCCGGATCGTGCCCGGCGCGGCCGAAAAGAGCTTCGGCATCCATGTCGCGCAACTGGCAGGCCTGCCCGCCGAGGTCATCGCCCGCGCGCGCGAAATTCTCCGCAATCTCGAGGAGGGCGAATTCGAGGAGAGCGGCCAGCCGAAGCTGGCCCGGCGCTACGGTCGAAAACCTGCCCCTGCTCCGGAACAACTCAGCCTATTTGAGCCGTGA
- the rplU gene encoding 50S ribosomal protein L21, translating to MDAYAVIETGGKQYRVKAGDVLDVEKLEAAPGEKVTIDRVLALNTGAGLSVGRPLVAGASVVATVVDQHRGEKVYNFKKKRRKGYHRKVGHRQSLTRLKVESISS from the coding sequence ATGGATGCATATGCAGTCATTGAAACCGGCGGCAAGCAATATCGCGTGAAAGCGGGCGACGTGTTGGACGTCGAAAAGCTGGAGGCCGCGCCAGGTGAGAAGGTCACGATCGACCGCGTTCTCGCTTTGAATACCGGCGCGGGGCTGTCGGTCGGGCGGCCTTTGGTCGCCGGGGCGTCGGTGGTCGCAACCGTGGTGGACCAGCACCGCGGTGAGAAAGTTTACAATTTCAAAAAGAAACGCCGAAAAGGATATCATCGGAAGGTCGGGCATCGCCAAAGCCTGACCCGGCTGAAGGTAGAGTCGATCTCGAGCTGA